One genomic segment of Ipomoea triloba cultivar NCNSP0323 chromosome 9, ASM357664v1 includes these proteins:
- the LOC116030856 gene encoding RGS1-HXK1-interacting protein 1: MAIIAESSDENSKAPPPSVAPPLPQQRGNYSDNLETLAQAAPWIDDALQQARQAQQTIETGIESAIAVTKSRLDRILTTSSAHFNQTLDSLQDVKAEYHVYEDLTFGKIKEGISIAASHPLITIGAFLSLGFLGLKRPRRFLYYKARSIFVSEEAMLSKADAKVKELKKSIDFLKAESEKWEKNAVQAEQELIRGKTKLRQAGKQIRSVIRSAYKIERQAAGLKDVLKELPRREASLFRSQVSNLASEAKKERNFLTKEVTKISNHGISV; encoded by the exons ATGGCCATAATCGCCGAATCGTCAGATGAGAATTCAAAAGCGCCGCCGCCCTCCGTCGCCCCGCCACTCCCTCAACAGCGAGGAAACTACTCAGACAATTTGGAAACCCTAGCACAGGCTGCACCGTGGATTGACGATGCTCTGCAACAGGCGCGGCAGGCCCAGCAGACTATAGAAACTGGAATAGAGAGTGCAATCGCCGTAACCAAATCTCGATTGGATCGTATCCTGACCACCTCGTCTGCTCATTTTAATCAAACTCTT GATTCCTTGCAAGATGTTAAGGCTGAATATCATGTATATGAGGACTTAACTTTTGGGAAGATTAAAG AGGGTATTAGTATTGCAGCTTCACATCCTCTGATCACAATAGGAGCTTTTCTCAGCCTTGGATTCTTGGGTCTGAAAA GACCAAGGCGATTTTTGTACTACAAAGCAAGAAGCATATTTGTCAGTGAAGAG GCCATGCTTTCTAAAGCTGATGCAAAAGTCAAAGAGCTGAAGAAATCCATTGATTTTCTGAAGGCAGAGAGTGAGAAATGGGAG AAGAACGCAGTGCAAGCTGAACAGGAGCTGATACGGGGAAAGACAAAATTGag ACAAGCTGGGAAACAAATTAGGAGTGTTATTCGCTCTGCTTATAAGATAGAAAGACAAGCTGCAG GTCTGAAAGATGTCCTCAAAGAGCTTCCACGAAGAGAAGCTTCTTTGTTTAGATCACAA GTTTCCAACCTTGCTTCAGAggcaaagaaagaaaggaattttcttaCTAAGGAGGTTACAAAAATAAGCAATCATGGCATCTCGGTCTGA